TATTGTGAAATTTAATGACACCACCATCTCATCAGTCATTATATGAAACTGCACGTTGGAAAACGTCCCTTGCACGTCTTGcacgtctttgtgtgtgtgtaaagtgtcTAATGTCTTTGTTACCTGAATCATCAACTCTGTTAAAACGTACGTGATGTCTAAATGTTTTACACATTATTCTCTGAGCCTGGTTGGATtagaaaatgtagaaatatatcaaatataacctaaatgaaatatttgGCATTGTACATTCTGCTGAGTTGCAGTAAGAACTTTTCATTCATGGTGGTCTGACAAATCAGTATTTATCCTCttctgttcttttatttattgaaatctCAGCTGTCtcatgaaaatgtgttgaaacaataaaaaacaaaaatttcttTGTGCAGCTTGgattatattataaaatataaaataaaatattttttatatgtacagtatttatCATAGCAGGTGACGTCACCTGTGAGATTATTAACTCCGTTTTGAGGCAGTgagtttaaaatgtgtctgctgGCCATCTTTTTTTGAAGccagatttcattcattttatcaaCTATTAGATAAAATTTTTAAATCTCTTCAGCGTTGGCTTCACTGTGGATTTTGAGATTATCAATTTTAAAGTATGTAATATGAATATTTCAAACTTATACTGttaattttgaaatatattaattttaataCATGACAGATCACTGGTATCGTCAGCAAAATGCTATTTTagacagacattaaaaaaatagcCACATTACAATCAGCCAACAATCTGACATTGAACTGGGTGGTGTTATATCATAAAAAGCcgttttttaaagttttttaaaGTCTTAATTTCTCTCTAAATTCACCTTTTCTcggcagaaacacagaaacgTGAATAAACGACGCGCACTTCTCCTCCGGGACAGCAGGGGGCGCTGCTCGGGGCtcggctcctcctcctccgggcCACCGTACAATCAGTGACGTGGATTTTCattcagtcagaaaaaaaaaagagaaagaaagaaacagaagagaaactAAACTCGGCgacttttcagtttttcctccaaCTTTGCTCCTTCTTCAAACACCGGGCTGCTCTtcttccccccctccccccgttAACCAGCTCCGGCCGGCGGCGGAAGGTGAGTGAGGACCGTGAACGTCACACGGTGTGTCCTGACGGCTCCGCGTCTTCTCGTCTTTTCCTGACtaacatttatttctctctgtgtttgtccgTCCGGCTCATCTGCAGGATCCACGATGagtaaaaacagcaaagtgttGAACCTGAAGGATAAAATCAGCGGGAACGAGGCGGACCTGAGTCTGTGCAATCTGTCGGAGCTGCCGGTCAGAGAGCTGGTCAGTCTGATCCTtagaataaaaattatcatcatgACGCTCAAATCAATCAAACTGTGTGCTGAAACTTTACCCCCTCAACTCTCATCTCAAATTAACTGCATTTGGCTCAAATTACTtgaattatttccaaaaatCCCAACAAATGATCACCACCTTCCTCCCTTGGAGGCTTATTTAGAATTAAAGGGGTCCAATTTGTTGCCATCCTGCACAATATGTATTTTTACTTCAtataattttagttttatttatgtgcACTGAGGTTAATCAAAGATCTGAGTTGTTCTTCCAAAATACAGTGTGTGCTAAGCTGACTCATGTTGTAATTTATGCCAACAGGCTTTATTCCCCAAAGCAACAGTGGTGGATTTGTCTTGCAACAACATCACTTCCCTCCCTGTGAGTACCAACAATCGCACAattgttaaacacacacagtttatccTGAAATGATGTGAgtttttttctggctttaaaTGGAGCAAAGTATATGTGGGATTTGTCTTCACACATTAAGGCCTTGAGGTGAATGTTGACTTATTTGCACTGATATCTCTTTCTGCTTGCCTGGTTTTAATCATCTTTGTGGGccaattgaattttttttatcttctacTTTATCCCTAAAATTGTTTTCTATTGAACCACAGCTGCAAATatctttttaacaaaaaaaaaaaaaaaaaaaaaaaaaaaagaattttaaaggTTAAAGTCATGAAACTTTTATTTCAGGAATGAATGACTAATTCAGTGTCAGTagtcatgaaataaaaaatgctcaAGTTGTAATAAACTTAAAGCTGCTTATTTCCTCCTGTCAGTcattaaaatggcttttttgttttctgtgcagcCAGAGTTCTGCAACCTTACCCACCTGGTGAAGGTGGATCTGAGTAAAAACCAGCTGACGTGTCTACCGGATGACCTGGGGAACCTGACCAACCTTCAACATCTGGATCTGTACAACAACAAGCTGACTGTTCTTCCCGTCAGCTTCTCCCAGCTCAGGGTGAGTGCAGGACACGAGCTGTTAGCTCATGTTCCATGTGTATGTTCTGTGTAAAATCAGTGTGTGGAATCAATCATGCACTGATTTTATAGCCAAACTCAGGACCTATTGGAATAAATCTTTTATTAGAAATCACgcactttgctgtttttaataaGCTTTATTTGGATAATTTGTAAGGGAAAATGTTAAAACGAGAGGATGAGAAGATTCTCTCGTGTAATTCAATTAAATGTgaagctccagctgcagtcgGTCATCTCCACTGAGCTCTGAAGTGGATTCTCTGGCTTTATGTTGTTCTACACCAACAGTTTAAATTGGCTTTGTTTGTCCTCAGAGTCTGAAGTGGTTGGATCTGAAGGACAACCCGCTGGAACCTGGTCTGGCCAAAGCAGCAGGAGACTGTCTGGATGAGAAGCAGTGCAAACAGTGCGCCACTAAGGTGACGGAGAAATACAGAGCGAACGGTTTACACATTGTTTTTCAGTGCAAGTGTTTAAAACTTGagttctgctgtgtttttgattttcatttattttttcctcaggtGTTGCAGTACATGAGAGCCATTCAGGAGGAGGTCGATCGAGCACGAGAAAAACGTCTTTTGAGGGAAAAAGGTTGGtgtcaaacaaatatttttatttgttttacttggAAACTTGAGCTTCAACTCATCAG
Above is a genomic segment from Echeneis naucrates chromosome 19, fEcheNa1.1, whole genome shotgun sequence containing:
- the lrrc59 gene encoding leucine-rich repeat-containing protein 59, which gives rise to MSKNSKVLNLKDKISGNEADLSLCNLSELPVRELALFPKATVVDLSCNNITSLPPEFCNLTHLVKVDLSKNQLTCLPDDLGNLTNLQHLDLYNNKLTVLPVSFSQLRSLKWLDLKDNPLEPGLAKAAGDCLDEKQCKQCATKVLQYMRAIQEEVDRAREKRLLREKELERKREAKQREREAREKEARKREKAEEKEKRRKEYNAQMAAKTAQEQQKKKSEERKKKNGQSADKKVVAESAPKPRRSFIGLLFRLLFLLLLGLAGVAAACRLTDLQKEDLCVPVNVAVDDGLSWAREQEAAFKQLLQNLSSAATKYLESTQTSKN